One segment of Panicum virgatum strain AP13 chromosome 3K, P.virgatum_v5, whole genome shotgun sequence DNA contains the following:
- the LOC120701191 gene encoding low temperature-induced protein lt101.2-like, with the protein MGSETFLEILLAILLPPLGVFLRYGIGVEFWICLLLTILGYIPGIVYAVYVLVA; encoded by the exons ATGGGGTCGGAGACGTTCCTGGAGATCCTGCTGGCCAtcctgctgccgccgctcggCGTCTTCCTCCGCTACGGCATCGGG GTGGAGTTCTGGATCTGCCTGCTGCTCACCATCCTGGGCTACATCCCGGGCATCGTCTACGCCGTCTACGTCCTCGTCgcctga
- the LOC120697303 gene encoding E3 ubiquitin-protein ligase UPL4-like isoform X2, which produces MEVAEEAGVAVLAYALAAIADEGAGAGETAAALAALCDVLALSGPDLIFALPSAPLAKRLPRLVAASASGDGDGDVPLLAARAMAEACEGAPQWAERFAQHGAVEALRDRLLTVDCIELAEECLRVLDAISTECPDECLKRGVAAAVLQFFDFFSTNKQKVALQIVSNIFNDYDEEDAPTVMEAVPALCNLLQSSDKTILESAISCMALVAAGVSKNAEHMGKLCETNVVEATMSLMGNEGWKSLSDDTLTGILGLLKNLVSISEKAVESLFKLDFCEFFKQMITYYSSSNRDNDKVQMLVELIYQLMQPLGASEQHAKLVTGKKNVIMGQSTYMNQLSSIVALMVQIAKCAALSSICYNCVAAISNIVELSTPSLLMELQNTVNLSSFLTFLLARRNRHIIFQALKISRTLLEKRQQFFLETFTKEGVKHSIDSIVSQEKNSSHQSKRKNNMNESCLCFDLESSLTGEACRVENNAVMKLAEDIKRSFFSVKGSQRSPHRFGFALKSFRDFFVRLNVHAATPPTENQDSCKQLSDLSRRLLSDELPVTSTFEFAQSGSIKCLSIYLSNGAYCNTDLSGGQDLLGHLSEVQSRLQKFASLALTVPNDSSANPLGVLVEKLLDTLHMCYDSFPVMLSDEQSTRESMMIPLRYPETQELASLELKFRRSQREKELRNYNDVLSVDLFSTPDAIEPVLFPKICRTDQEPAPKNSNQENEANGSTKLDDGNRSSKLRFLYNGVILQPSATFFESILRLMNKGQSDISIEPSFWDEEHNITYRKRNRSKEIPSESSYDIKVSHVQENLQQAWLKDPFFTAILLGKLPGDLDVSDPSYNLLFMLKVLEGLNRFSYPLLMDEQIRKFAEGTIQDIDLKVAIYPVPQHQFMSSILTNKLELQMQDSLFEGGLIPSWCVYLIDSCPFLLSFNTRWKYFCLTAHRSFMTYQVNNSPDQVKNILDQVSGHSDQVKSPPQTKKYRVSRSASLEGAVSMMTNHDPSCRIVEVEFEGEVGTGRGPTFEFYTTVSHELQRAGLGMWRGDNCEDRFIHASFGLFPKPWSPSGTQGIEFSNVLQKFKLLGHLVVRAVLDGRILDIPLSKAFYKIMLDKELDIYDIASFDPELGKTLIEFQALVNKKKFLEKSSRTSNHTAVLSYKNVKLEDLCLDFTLPGSPEYELIPGGSEKMVTLDSLEEYVYLVVDATLKCGIAKQIEAFKSGINEIFALKTLKMFTEEEMECILCGEQDAWALKNLEDHMDFEHGYDMSSPLIITFLEILREFGREEQRAFIQFTTGAPQLPLGGLALLDPKLTVVCKKCDGNVDDELPSVNTCRHFIKLPPYSSKEIMREKLKYAITEGLGSFHLS; this is translated from the exons ATGGAGGTGGCCGAGGAGGCGGGGGTGGCGGTGTTGGCCTACGCGCTGGCCGCGATCGCCGACGAGGGCGCGGGGGCCGGGGAGACggcggccgcgctcgccgcgctctgCGACGTGCTCGCGCTCTCGGGGCCGGACCTCATCTTCGCCCTCccctccgcgccgctcgccaaGCGCCTCCCGAGGctcgtcgccgcctccgcctccggggacggcgacggcgacgtgccGCTGCTGGccgcgcgcgccatggccgaGGCGTGCGAGGGCGCGCCGCAGTGGGCCGAGCGTTTTGCGCAGCACGGCGCCGTCGAGGCGCTCCGCGACAGGCTGCTCACCGTCGACTGCATCGAGCTCGCCGAGGAG TGCTTGCGAGTTCTGGACGCCATATCTACAGAATGCCCCGACGAGTGCCTCAAACGTGGGGTAGCAGCAGCTGTGCTACAGTTCTTCGACTTCTTTTCAACGAACAAGCAG AAAGTGGCACTCCAGATCGTCTCGAATATCTTCAATGATTACGATGAAGAGGATGCGCCAACGGTCATGGAGGCcgtgcctgctctgtgcaaccTCCTGCAGTCTTCTGATAAGACG ATTCTTGAATCCGCTATTTCTTGCATGGCATTGGTCGCTGCTGGCGTTTCCAAAAATGCTGAACACATGGGTAAGCTCTGCGAAACAAATGTGGTTGAGGCAACGATGAGCTTGATGGGTAACGAGGGGTGGAAGAGCCTCAGTGATGACACGTTAACT GGCATTCTTGGGCTGCTTAAAAATCTTGTCTCTATCTCTGAAAAGGCCGTGGAGTCTCTTTTTAAGTTGGATTTTTGTGAATTTTTCAAGCAGATGATAACTTACTACAGTTCCTCAAACCGTGATAATGATAAG GTGCAGATGCTTGTGGAGCTCATTTACCAGCTTATGCAGCCTCTTGGAGCATCTGAGCAACATGCTAAACTAGTCACTGGAAAGAAGAATGTCATCATGGGACAAAGTACATACATGAACCAGCTTTCCAGCATTGTTGCCCTTATGGTACAG ATTGCAAAATGTGCTGCATTATCATCAATTTGCTACAACTGTGTCGCTGCCATCAGCAACATTGTTGAATTAAGCACACCTAGTCTCCTGATGGAGTTACAGAATACTGTAAATCTCTCGAG CTTCCTTACTTTTTTGTTGGCCCGGAGAAATCGCCACATCATATTCCAAGCACTCAAGATTTCAAGGACCCTCCTGGAGAAACGCCAGCAGTTTTTCCTCGAGACCTTTACTAAGGAGGGTGTTAAGCATTCAATTGATTCCATAGTATCACAAGAAAAAAACTCGAGTCACCAGTCGAAAAGAAAGAACAACATGAATGAAAGTTGCCTTTGCTTTGACCTGGAGTCTTCCTTGACTGGCGAGGCATGTAGGGTTGAGAACAATGCTGTCATGAAACTAGCAGAAGATATAAAGAGAAGCTTCTTCTCAGTGAAAGGAAGTCAAAGATCTCCACATAGGTTTGGATTTGCTCTTAAAAGTTTCAGGGACTTTTTTGTTAGGTTGAATGTTCATGCCGCAACACCCCCCACTGAAAATCAAGATAGCTGCAAACAATTGTCTGATCTTTCAAGGAGACTATTGTCAGATGAACTGCCAGTTACTTCTACCTTTGAGTTTGCACAGAGTGGATCAATAAAATGTTTGTCAATTTATCTCTCAAACGGGGCATACTGCAATACAGATCTCAGTGGTGGACAGGATCTACTAGGGCATCTTAGTGAGGTGCAGAGTCGGCTGCAGAAATTTGCTTCTTTGGCTCTCACTGTTCCCAATGACAGCTCAGCTAATCCTCTTGGGGTTTTGGTGGAGAAGCTACTAGACACCTTGCACATGTGCTATGACAGTTTTCCCGTAATGCTATCTGATGAACAGAGTACACGTGAGAGCATGATGATTCCACTGCGATATCCTGAGACCCAGGAACTAGCGTCATTGGAATTAAAATTCCGGAGGTCACAGAGGGAGAAGGAATTGCGCAACTACAATGATGTTCTCAGTGTCGATCTTTTCTCAACACCTGATGCCATTGAACCAGTTCTATTTCCTAAAATTTGCAGAACTGATCAGGAACCTGCACCCAAG AATTCAAATCAGGAGAACGAAGCAAATGGGAGCACAAAATTAG ATGATGGTAACAGATCCTCAAAACTGAGATTCTTGTACAATGGCGTGATACTACAACCATCTGCTACATTTTTTGAGTCAATCCTCCGTTTGATGAACAAGGGACAATCTGATATCTCGATTGAACCATCTTTCTGGGATGAAGAACACAATATAACCTATAGGAAGAGAAACAGAAGCAAGGAGATCCCTTCGGAGAGTTCCTACGATATTAAGGTTTCGCACGTGCAAGAAAACCTTCAGCAAGCATGGTTAAAGGACCCTTTTTTCACAGCCATACTTCTTGGCAAACTTCCTGGTGATTTGGATGTGTCCGATCCATCGTACAATCTCTTGTTCATGCTGAAAGTTCTTGAAGGGCTGAACCGTTTTTCGTATCCACTGTTGATGGACGAACAGATAAGGAAATTTGCTGAAGGAACTATACAAGATATTGATCTGAAGGTGGCAATTTATCCAGTCCCACAGCATCAGTTCATGAGCAGCATTTTGACGAATAAGCTAGAGCTGCAAATGCAGGATAGTTTGTTTGAGGGTGGCCTCATACCCTCGTGGTGTGTCTATCTGATCGATTCCTGCCCCTTCCTATTATCCTTCAACACACGGTGGAAGTACTTTTGCCTGACTGCACATCGCTCATTCATGACTTACCAGGTGAACAATTCTCCAGACCAGGTCAAAAATATCTTGGACCAAGTTAGCGGTCACTCAGACCAGGTCAAGAGTCCTCCACAGACTAAAAAGTATCGAGTAAGCCGAAGTGCTAGCCTTGAAGGCGCTGTATCAATGATGACCAACCATGATCCAAGCTGCAGAATCGTTGAGGTGGAATTTGAAGGAGAGGTTGGGACTGGGCGAGGTCCAACGTTCGAATTCTATACTACAGTTAGCCATGAACTCCAAAGAGCCGGGCTTGGAATGTGGAGAGGAGACAACTGTGAAGATAGATTCATTCATGCCTCTTTTGGGCTATTTCCGAAGCCGTGGTCGCCGTCAGGCACACAAGGGATTGAATTTTCTAATGTGCTACAGAAATTCAAGCTTCTGGGGCATCTTGTTGTGAGAGCAGTCCTGGATGGAAGGATCCTGGACATTCCACTTTCTAAAGCATTTTACAAGATCATGCTTGACAAG GAGCTCGATATATATGACATCGCGTCATTTGATCCAGAGCTGGGCAAGACATTAATAGAGTTTCAAGCACTTGTCAACAAGAAGAAATTTCTAGAAAAATCTTCAAGAACATCTAACCATACCGCTGTTTTGTCCTATAAAAACGTGAAATTGGAGGATTTGTGCCTTgacttcactcttccaggaAGTCCTGAATACGAACTTATTCCTGGAGGCTCGGAAAAGATGGTGACACTTGACAGTTTAGAGGAATATGTATATTTGGTTGTTGATGCAACACTGAAGTGCGGGATTGCTAAGCAGATAGAGGCTTTCAAATCTGGAATTAACGAG ATTTTTGCCCTCAAGACCCTCAAAATGTTTACTGAGGAGGAAATGGAATGCATACTATGTGGTGAACAGGATGCTTGGGCT TTAAAGAACCTTGAGGATCACATGGACTTTGAGCATGGCTATGACATGAGCAGTCCATTGATTATTACT TTCCTGGAGATATTGCGGGAGTTTGGAAGAGAGGAGCAGCGGGCTTTCATTCAATTCACTACTGGAGCGCCTCAACTCCCACTTGGTGGCCTAGCTTTGCTTGATCCCAAGCTCACTGTAGTGTGCAAG AAATGTGATGGCAATGTAGATGACGAATTGCCAAGTGTCAATACCTGCCGGCACTTTATCAAGCTCCCTCCTTACTCGTCGAAG GAGATAATGAGAGAGAAGCTCAAATATGCAATTACAGAGGGTTTAGGCTCCTTTCACTTGTCATGA
- the LOC120697305 gene encoding interactor of constitutive active ROPs 2, chloroplastic-like, which translates to MQTSKTRNGLSDAPQRTSPRTPRASRVAKTGGNETDSTGVTPTRTPTDRSPKVTERRSPRSPVTEKKRPSRLSELESKVSQLQDELKKAKEQLSSSEARRRHAQQEAEEAKKQEQAATAKLEDLQHQIDESSAAEESRLQELRKISQERDRAWESELEAVQKQQSVDATALSSAMSEIQRLKQQLEATSESDAARARQCEYAETEIEGLKQEMEIRLATIEGLKVTVGESDKAAAEANAIANEAKHQLETAKVTIDSLIAEGVRMQDCLRSREMELNESKARIASLEEDLKKEQDMANTNVSFGNPEPESLKNVVTTADANGFCESSDQEIEHLRTALEVAEIRYQEEQTRMTIETKAAYEMLENMKAEYMRRVGELELELKNKKDALMEAMAAACAAGKMQQEPHKPDTIQPELEAKLMRSITDNAELKAGLMDKENALQSLAEENETLKTQAGRAEAELQQKYEAAVAELEPAKAAEQDVRMRLGLVTEEADKSSRRAARASEQLDAVQAASGEMEAELRRLRVQSDQWRKAAEAAAVALSGGGGGDNNSIGRTVERTGSLEPEYNNSIGGKLMSSPFSDDVDEESPKRRNSGGVLRRMSGLWKKSPK; encoded by the exons ATGCAGACTTCAAAAACAAG GAATGGGCTCTCAGATGCCCCGCAGAGGACGTCTCCAAGGACACCACGGGCATCTCGTGTGGCCAAAACTGGAGGGAATGAAACTGATTCTACAGGAGTCACCCCGACAAGAACACCTACAGACAGGAGTCCTAAGGTCACTGAGCGGCGGTCTCCACGAAGCCCAGTTACTGAG aAGAAGCGCCCAAGTAGGCTATCTGAACTGGAGTCCAAAGTCAGCCAGCTGCAAGATGAACTGAAGAAGGCCAAGGAGCAGCTTAGCTCATCGGAGGCACGGAGGCGACACGCACAGCAGGAGGCTGAGGAAGCAAAAAAGCAAGAGCAGGCTGCAACTGCGAAGCTGGAGGACTTGCAGCACCAGATTGATGAGTCCTCAGCAGCAGAGGAATCCCGTCTCCAGGAGCTGCGCAAGATCTCACAGGAGCGTGACCGTGCCTGGGAGTCAGAACTCGAGGCTGTGCAGAAGCAGCAGTCAGTAGATGCCACTGCACTAAGCTCAGCGATGTCTGAGATTCAGAGGCTGAAACAGCAGCTGGAAGCCACTTCAGAGTCTGATGCAGCCCGTGCGAGGCAATGTGAGTATGCAGAAACTGAGATCGAGGGCTTAAAGCAGGAGATGGAGATCCGCCTAGCGACCATCGAGGGCCTGAAGGTAACTGTCGGTGAGAGCGACAAGGCTGCAGCTGAGGCAAATGCCATAGCAAATGAGGCCAAGCACCAGCTGGAGACTGCAAAAGTCACCATTGACTCGCTCATAGCTGAGGGTGTCCGCATGCAAGACTGCCTGAGATCAAGGGAAATGGAGCTCAATGAGTCTAAGGCTCGAATAGCATCGCTTGAGGAAGATCTGAAGAAGGAACAGGACATGGCCAATACCAATGTCAGCTTTGGCAACCCTGAGCCTGAATCTCTGAAGAATGTGGTAACCACTGCTGATGCCAATGGGTTCTGTGAAAGTTCTGACCAGGAGATCGAGCACTTGCGTACTGCGCTTGAGGTGGCTGAGATAAGGTACCAGGAGGAGCAAACACGGATGACTATTGAGACGAAGGCGGCATATGAGATGCTGGAGAATATGAAGGCTGAGTACATGCGCAGAGTGGGCGAGCTTGAGCTTGAGCTGAAGAATAAGAAGGATGCCCTCATGGAAGCAATGGCAGCAGCCTGTGCAGCGGGCAAAATGCAGCAGGAACCTCACAAGCCAGACACCATTCAGCCTGAGCTGGAGGCGAAGTTGATGAGGTCAATCACGGACAACGCGGAACTGAAGGCAGGCCTGATGGACAAGGAAAACGCACTGCAGAGTCTGGCAGAGGAGAACGAGACCCTCAAGACGCAGGCTGGCAGGGCAGAGGCGGAGCTGCAGCAGAAGTacgaggcggcggtggctgaGCTGGAGCCGGCCAaggcggcggagcaggacgTGCGGATGCGGCTGGGCCTGGTCACCGAGGAGGCTGATAAGAGCAGCAGGCGCGCTGCGCGGGCCTCCGAGCAGCTGGATGCGGTGCAGGCTGCGAGCGGGGAGATGGAGGCGGAGCTGCGCCGGCTGCGTGTGCAGTCCGACCAGTGGCGCAAGGCTGCCGAGGCGGCTGCAGTTGCTCtgtcaggcggcggcggtggggataACAACAGCATCGGGAGGACGGTGGAGCGGACCGGGTCACTGGAGCCCGAGTACAATAACTCCATTGGCGGGAAGCTGATGAGCTCCCCATTCTCGGATGATGTTGATGAGGAGTCGCCCAAGCGGCGCAACAGCGGTGGCGTGCTGCGGAGGATGAGCGGGCTCTGGAAGAAGAGCCCCAAGTGA
- the LOC120697303 gene encoding E3 ubiquitin-protein ligase UPL4-like isoform X1 yields the protein MEVAEEAGVAVLAYALAAIADEGAGAGETAAALAALCDVLALSGPDLIFALPSAPLAKRLPRLVAASASGDGDGDVPLLAARAMAEACEGAPQWAERFAQHGAVEALRDRLLTVDCIELAEECLRVLDAISTECPDECLKRGVAAAVLQFFDFFSTNKQKVALQIVSNIFNDYDEEDAPTVMEAVPALCNLLQSSDKTILESAISCMALVAAGVSKNAEHMGKLCETNVVEATMSLMGNEGWKSLSDDTLTGILGLLKNLVSISEKAVESLFKLDFCEFFKQMITYYSSSNRDNDKVQMLVELIYQLMQPLGASEQHAKLVTGKKNVIMGQSTYMNQLSSIVALMVQIAKCAALSSICYNCVAAISNIVELSTPSLLMELQNTVNLSSFLTFLLARRNRHIIFQALKISRTLLEKRQQFFLETFTKEGVKHSIDSIVSQEKNSSHQSKRKNNMNESCLCFDLESSLTGEACRVENNAVMKLAEDIKRSFFSVKGSQRSPHRFGFALKSFRDFFVRLNVHAATPPTENQDSCKQLSDLSRRLLSDELPVTSTFEFAQSGSIKCLSIYLSNGAYCNTDLSGGQDLLGHLSEVQSRLQKFASLALTVPNDSSANPLGVLVEKLLDTLHMCYDSFPVMLSDEQSTRESMMIPLRYPETQELASLELKFRRSQREKELRNYNDVLSVDLFSTPDAIEPVLFPKICRTDQEPAPKNSNQENEANGSTKLGASKNDDGNRSSKLRFLYNGVILQPSATFFESILRLMNKGQSDISIEPSFWDEEHNITYRKRNRSKEIPSESSYDIKVSHVQENLQQAWLKDPFFTAILLGKLPGDLDVSDPSYNLLFMLKVLEGLNRFSYPLLMDEQIRKFAEGTIQDIDLKVAIYPVPQHQFMSSILTNKLELQMQDSLFEGGLIPSWCVYLIDSCPFLLSFNTRWKYFCLTAHRSFMTYQVNNSPDQVKNILDQVSGHSDQVKSPPQTKKYRVSRSASLEGAVSMMTNHDPSCRIVEVEFEGEVGTGRGPTFEFYTTVSHELQRAGLGMWRGDNCEDRFIHASFGLFPKPWSPSGTQGIEFSNVLQKFKLLGHLVVRAVLDGRILDIPLSKAFYKIMLDKELDIYDIASFDPELGKTLIEFQALVNKKKFLEKSSRTSNHTAVLSYKNVKLEDLCLDFTLPGSPEYELIPGGSEKMVTLDSLEEYVYLVVDATLKCGIAKQIEAFKSGINEIFALKTLKMFTEEEMECILCGEQDAWALKNLEDHMDFEHGYDMSSPLIITFLEILREFGREEQRAFIQFTTGAPQLPLGGLALLDPKLTVVCKKCDGNVDDELPSVNTCRHFIKLPPYSSKEIMREKLKYAITEGLGSFHLS from the exons ATGGAGGTGGCCGAGGAGGCGGGGGTGGCGGTGTTGGCCTACGCGCTGGCCGCGATCGCCGACGAGGGCGCGGGGGCCGGGGAGACggcggccgcgctcgccgcgctctgCGACGTGCTCGCGCTCTCGGGGCCGGACCTCATCTTCGCCCTCccctccgcgccgctcgccaaGCGCCTCCCGAGGctcgtcgccgcctccgcctccggggacggcgacggcgacgtgccGCTGCTGGccgcgcgcgccatggccgaGGCGTGCGAGGGCGCGCCGCAGTGGGCCGAGCGTTTTGCGCAGCACGGCGCCGTCGAGGCGCTCCGCGACAGGCTGCTCACCGTCGACTGCATCGAGCTCGCCGAGGAG TGCTTGCGAGTTCTGGACGCCATATCTACAGAATGCCCCGACGAGTGCCTCAAACGTGGGGTAGCAGCAGCTGTGCTACAGTTCTTCGACTTCTTTTCAACGAACAAGCAG AAAGTGGCACTCCAGATCGTCTCGAATATCTTCAATGATTACGATGAAGAGGATGCGCCAACGGTCATGGAGGCcgtgcctgctctgtgcaaccTCCTGCAGTCTTCTGATAAGACG ATTCTTGAATCCGCTATTTCTTGCATGGCATTGGTCGCTGCTGGCGTTTCCAAAAATGCTGAACACATGGGTAAGCTCTGCGAAACAAATGTGGTTGAGGCAACGATGAGCTTGATGGGTAACGAGGGGTGGAAGAGCCTCAGTGATGACACGTTAACT GGCATTCTTGGGCTGCTTAAAAATCTTGTCTCTATCTCTGAAAAGGCCGTGGAGTCTCTTTTTAAGTTGGATTTTTGTGAATTTTTCAAGCAGATGATAACTTACTACAGTTCCTCAAACCGTGATAATGATAAG GTGCAGATGCTTGTGGAGCTCATTTACCAGCTTATGCAGCCTCTTGGAGCATCTGAGCAACATGCTAAACTAGTCACTGGAAAGAAGAATGTCATCATGGGACAAAGTACATACATGAACCAGCTTTCCAGCATTGTTGCCCTTATGGTACAG ATTGCAAAATGTGCTGCATTATCATCAATTTGCTACAACTGTGTCGCTGCCATCAGCAACATTGTTGAATTAAGCACACCTAGTCTCCTGATGGAGTTACAGAATACTGTAAATCTCTCGAG CTTCCTTACTTTTTTGTTGGCCCGGAGAAATCGCCACATCATATTCCAAGCACTCAAGATTTCAAGGACCCTCCTGGAGAAACGCCAGCAGTTTTTCCTCGAGACCTTTACTAAGGAGGGTGTTAAGCATTCAATTGATTCCATAGTATCACAAGAAAAAAACTCGAGTCACCAGTCGAAAAGAAAGAACAACATGAATGAAAGTTGCCTTTGCTTTGACCTGGAGTCTTCCTTGACTGGCGAGGCATGTAGGGTTGAGAACAATGCTGTCATGAAACTAGCAGAAGATATAAAGAGAAGCTTCTTCTCAGTGAAAGGAAGTCAAAGATCTCCACATAGGTTTGGATTTGCTCTTAAAAGTTTCAGGGACTTTTTTGTTAGGTTGAATGTTCATGCCGCAACACCCCCCACTGAAAATCAAGATAGCTGCAAACAATTGTCTGATCTTTCAAGGAGACTATTGTCAGATGAACTGCCAGTTACTTCTACCTTTGAGTTTGCACAGAGTGGATCAATAAAATGTTTGTCAATTTATCTCTCAAACGGGGCATACTGCAATACAGATCTCAGTGGTGGACAGGATCTACTAGGGCATCTTAGTGAGGTGCAGAGTCGGCTGCAGAAATTTGCTTCTTTGGCTCTCACTGTTCCCAATGACAGCTCAGCTAATCCTCTTGGGGTTTTGGTGGAGAAGCTACTAGACACCTTGCACATGTGCTATGACAGTTTTCCCGTAATGCTATCTGATGAACAGAGTACACGTGAGAGCATGATGATTCCACTGCGATATCCTGAGACCCAGGAACTAGCGTCATTGGAATTAAAATTCCGGAGGTCACAGAGGGAGAAGGAATTGCGCAACTACAATGATGTTCTCAGTGTCGATCTTTTCTCAACACCTGATGCCATTGAACCAGTTCTATTTCCTAAAATTTGCAGAACTGATCAGGAACCTGCACCCAAG AATTCAAATCAGGAGAACGAAGCAAATGGGAGCACAAAATTAGGTGCGTCCAAAAATG ATGATGGTAACAGATCCTCAAAACTGAGATTCTTGTACAATGGCGTGATACTACAACCATCTGCTACATTTTTTGAGTCAATCCTCCGTTTGATGAACAAGGGACAATCTGATATCTCGATTGAACCATCTTTCTGGGATGAAGAACACAATATAACCTATAGGAAGAGAAACAGAAGCAAGGAGATCCCTTCGGAGAGTTCCTACGATATTAAGGTTTCGCACGTGCAAGAAAACCTTCAGCAAGCATGGTTAAAGGACCCTTTTTTCACAGCCATACTTCTTGGCAAACTTCCTGGTGATTTGGATGTGTCCGATCCATCGTACAATCTCTTGTTCATGCTGAAAGTTCTTGAAGGGCTGAACCGTTTTTCGTATCCACTGTTGATGGACGAACAGATAAGGAAATTTGCTGAAGGAACTATACAAGATATTGATCTGAAGGTGGCAATTTATCCAGTCCCACAGCATCAGTTCATGAGCAGCATTTTGACGAATAAGCTAGAGCTGCAAATGCAGGATAGTTTGTTTGAGGGTGGCCTCATACCCTCGTGGTGTGTCTATCTGATCGATTCCTGCCCCTTCCTATTATCCTTCAACACACGGTGGAAGTACTTTTGCCTGACTGCACATCGCTCATTCATGACTTACCAGGTGAACAATTCTCCAGACCAGGTCAAAAATATCTTGGACCAAGTTAGCGGTCACTCAGACCAGGTCAAGAGTCCTCCACAGACTAAAAAGTATCGAGTAAGCCGAAGTGCTAGCCTTGAAGGCGCTGTATCAATGATGACCAACCATGATCCAAGCTGCAGAATCGTTGAGGTGGAATTTGAAGGAGAGGTTGGGACTGGGCGAGGTCCAACGTTCGAATTCTATACTACAGTTAGCCATGAACTCCAAAGAGCCGGGCTTGGAATGTGGAGAGGAGACAACTGTGAAGATAGATTCATTCATGCCTCTTTTGGGCTATTTCCGAAGCCGTGGTCGCCGTCAGGCACACAAGGGATTGAATTTTCTAATGTGCTACAGAAATTCAAGCTTCTGGGGCATCTTGTTGTGAGAGCAGTCCTGGATGGAAGGATCCTGGACATTCCACTTTCTAAAGCATTTTACAAGATCATGCTTGACAAG GAGCTCGATATATATGACATCGCGTCATTTGATCCAGAGCTGGGCAAGACATTAATAGAGTTTCAAGCACTTGTCAACAAGAAGAAATTTCTAGAAAAATCTTCAAGAACATCTAACCATACCGCTGTTTTGTCCTATAAAAACGTGAAATTGGAGGATTTGTGCCTTgacttcactcttccaggaAGTCCTGAATACGAACTTATTCCTGGAGGCTCGGAAAAGATGGTGACACTTGACAGTTTAGAGGAATATGTATATTTGGTTGTTGATGCAACACTGAAGTGCGGGATTGCTAAGCAGATAGAGGCTTTCAAATCTGGAATTAACGAG ATTTTTGCCCTCAAGACCCTCAAAATGTTTACTGAGGAGGAAATGGAATGCATACTATGTGGTGAACAGGATGCTTGGGCT TTAAAGAACCTTGAGGATCACATGGACTTTGAGCATGGCTATGACATGAGCAGTCCATTGATTATTACT TTCCTGGAGATATTGCGGGAGTTTGGAAGAGAGGAGCAGCGGGCTTTCATTCAATTCACTACTGGAGCGCCTCAACTCCCACTTGGTGGCCTAGCTTTGCTTGATCCCAAGCTCACTGTAGTGTGCAAG AAATGTGATGGCAATGTAGATGACGAATTGCCAAGTGTCAATACCTGCCGGCACTTTATCAAGCTCCCTCCTTACTCGTCGAAG GAGATAATGAGAGAGAAGCTCAAATATGCAATTACAGAGGGTTTAGGCTCCTTTCACTTGTCATGA